A DNA window from Zingiber officinale cultivar Zhangliang chromosome 3A, Zo_v1.1, whole genome shotgun sequence contains the following coding sequences:
- the LOC122052079 gene encoding rubredoxin-like — protein MMASSIAKLPFPFHHCRSCFSSKAPRSVPNFHHCPSSFSSIRRSPLLLQTAASSVDVSKEDKPVLSTEPGPEGEADGGGGPKLDPRRLEEKFAVLNTGIYECRSCGYRYNEAAGDPAYPIPPGFQFEKLPDDWRCPTCGAARSFFESKSVEIAGFAQNQQFGFGGNSLTSGQKTLLIYGGLLLGFVFFISGYFLQ, from the coding sequence ATGATGGCTTCGAGCATAGCGAAGCTGCCGTTCCCCTTCCACCATTGCCGCAGCTGCTTCTCCTCGAAGGCGCCCAGATCCGTCCCCAATTTCCACCACTGCCCCAGCTCCTTCTCCTCGATCCGCCGTTCGCCGCTGCTGCTCCAGACGGCCGCCTCGTCGGTCGACGTCTCGAAGGAGGACAAGCCGGTGCTGTCTACGGAGCCAGGCCCGGAGGGGGAGGCCGACGGCGGCGGTGGTCCGAAGCTGGATCCCCGGCGGCTGGAGGAGAAGTTCGCGGTGCTGAACACGGGGATCTACGAGTGCCGCTCCTGCGGGTACCGGTACAACGAAGCGGCGGGGGATCCTGCGTACCCGATCCCGCCGGGGTTCCAATTCGAGAAGCTGCCGGACGACTGGCGCTGCCCCACCTGCGGCGCCGCCCGGTCGTTCTTCGAGAGCAAGAGCGTGGAGATCGCGGGGTTTGCGCAGAACCAGCAGTTTGGCTTCGGAGGCAACTCGCTCACCTCAGGACAGAAGACCTTGCTCATCTATGGCGGCCTCCTTCTAGGTTTTGTCTTCTTCATCTCGGGCTACTTCTTGCAGTGA